Proteins encoded together in one Psychrobacter sanguinis window:
- the ccoN gene encoding cytochrome-c oxidase, cbb3-type subunit I, protein MSINNTAVSPVDRDYEITVVRYFTIMTIVWGIIGMGLGVFIASQLAWPALNFDIPWLTFSRLRPLHTNAVIFAFGGSALFATSYYIVQRTCKTRLFAPYLAWFTFWGWQAVIVGAVITLPLGLTSTKEYAELEWPIDILIAVVWISYAIVFFGTLIKRKTSHIYVANWFFAAFIITIALLHIVNSMAIPVGLFKSYSLFGGATDAMVQWWYGHNAVGFYLTAAFLGMMYYFVPVQIGRPIYSYRLSIVHFWALIASYMWAGGHHLHYSALPDWTQSLAMVFSVILFAPSWGGMINGVLTLSGSWDKLRTDPIIRFLIVALSFYAMSTFEGPMMSIKTVNALSHNTDWTVGHVHSGALGWVGLITMGSLYVLIPRIFNKPKMYSISLINTHFWLATAGTIFYIVSMWISGIGQGMMWRQTNPDGTLAYNFIETVAFSHYPYIGRAFGGLLYVSGMIVMAYNAYKTIKMPSARPVDEADPTNHSPIVKDDEDTQPVNV, encoded by the coding sequence ATGAGTATAAATAACACAGCAGTCTCTCCAGTCGATCGTGATTACGAAATCACAGTAGTCAGATATTTTACTATCATGACAATCGTCTGGGGGATTATAGGCATGGGTCTTGGGGTGTTCATCGCCTCACAATTGGCTTGGCCTGCCCTAAACTTTGATATCCCATGGCTAACATTTAGCCGATTAAGACCGCTGCATACGAACGCAGTAATTTTTGCGTTTGGTGGTTCTGCTTTATTTGCAACCTCCTACTATATCGTTCAGCGTACCTGTAAAACCAGACTTTTCGCTCCTTATTTAGCTTGGTTTACCTTTTGGGGATGGCAAGCCGTTATTGTTGGTGCTGTCATTACCCTTCCTTTGGGTCTGACCTCAACTAAAGAGTATGCGGAACTAGAATGGCCTATCGATATCCTAATTGCGGTTGTTTGGATATCTTATGCCATCGTTTTCTTTGGTACCTTGATCAAACGTAAAACGTCACATATTTATGTGGCTAACTGGTTCTTTGCAGCTTTTATTATCACTATTGCTTTACTACATATCGTAAACAGTATGGCCATCCCTGTAGGACTATTTAAGTCTTACTCATTATTTGGTGGTGCAACTGATGCGATGGTACAGTGGTGGTATGGTCACAACGCTGTAGGTTTCTACTTGACAGCTGCTTTCCTAGGCATGATGTATTACTTCGTACCAGTACAGATTGGTCGTCCAATTTATTCATATCGTTTGTCAATCGTGCATTTCTGGGCATTAATTGCTTCATACATGTGGGCGGGTGGACATCATCTTCACTACTCTGCACTTCCTGATTGGACACAATCTTTAGCTATGGTGTTCTCTGTTATCCTATTCGCTCCTTCATGGGGTGGTATGATTAACGGTGTTTTAACACTATCAGGTAGCTGGGATAAACTACGTACCGACCCTATCATTCGTTTCTTGATCGTTGCTTTATCATTCTATGCAATGTCAACTTTCGAAGGTCCAATGATGTCTATCAAGACTGTAAACGCGTTGTCGCATAATACAGACTGGACAGTAGGTCACGTACACTCAGGTGCTTTAGGTTGGGTTGGTTTAATCACAATGGGCTCTTTATACGTATTAATTCCACGCATCTTCAATAAGCCTAAAATGTATTCAATCAGCTTAATTAACACTCACTTCTGGCTTGCAACTGCGGGTACTATCTTCTACATCGTTTCTATGTGGATTTCAGGTATCGGTCAGGGCATGATGTGGCGTCAAACTAACCCAGATGGAACGCTTGCTTACAACTTCATTGAAACAGTAGCGTTCTCACACTATCCATACATCGGTCGTGCATTTGGTGGTTTGTTGTACGTAAGTGGTATGATTGTTATGGCTTACAACGCCTATAAAACAATCAAGATGCCAAGCGCTCGTCCTGTTGACGAAGCTGACCCAACAAATCATAGTCCTATCGTCAAAGATGACGAAGACACTCAGCCTGTTAACGTGTAA
- a CDS encoding SCP2 sterol-binding domain-containing protein: MAVFLSDEWFNEVDRLTAEAGDLNLPPTLANSKLNLNVTNTANGDVSASLQNGVLKKGTTDASTTINIDEQTLIAIALKGDMNEAMNAFMSGKIRIDGDMGQVMALQTAKPSVEQKELFKKIYAMTEQG, from the coding sequence ATGGCAGTTTTTTTATCAGATGAATGGTTTAACGAAGTAGATCGTTTAACCGCTGAAGCCGGTGATTTAAATTTACCACCTACATTGGCCAACAGTAAGTTAAACTTGAATGTTACCAATACTGCAAATGGTGATGTCAGTGCATCGCTTCAAAATGGTGTCTTAAAAAAGGGCACAACAGATGCCAGTACCACCATCAACATTGATGAGCAAACTTTAATAGCAATTGCTTTAAAAGGCGATATGAATGAAGCAATGAATGCATTTATGTCAGGCAAAATCCGCATTGACGGAGACATGGGTCAAGTGATGGCATTGCAAACTGCTAAACCATCAGTTGAGCAAAAAGAACTTTTTAAGAAAATCTATGCCATGACTGAACAAGGCTAA
- a CDS encoding lipoprotein-releasing ABC transporter permease subunit, which translates to MFRPLALFLGLRYTRAERSNRFISLISLISMVGLTLGVAVLITVLSVMNGFDRELKSRILGMVPQATVSSGEIISDWKSLATKIEKDPEVAAVAPFIELQGMLTSNGQVAGIMVTGVEPEYEKNVSIINEHMVEGSIDTLKDGDFSIVLGESMVEALGLQVGDKVTLVLPEASPSPAGVIPRFKRFTLTGVFNISREVDNLVAFIPMGDAATLLRLPPGAQGVRMKLDNIFLAPQVAQRAANIDPEYLFPNDWTRTHGNLFGAIQMEKAMVGLLLFLIIIVAAFNIVSSLVMLVTDKKADIAILKTFGASPKLITQVFMVQGLVIGVIGTVAGTVLGVILALTVGDLLGWINQSFNLHLFDAYFINYLPTELRWTDVLIITSTSFLLSFLATIYPARRAASIQPAQTLRYE; encoded by the coding sequence ATGTTTCGTCCATTAGCCTTATTTTTAGGATTACGTTATACGCGTGCTGAACGCAGTAACCGCTTTATCTCCTTAATATCATTAATATCAATGGTTGGATTAACCCTAGGGGTCGCAGTATTAATCACTGTGTTATCCGTAATGAACGGGTTTGACCGTGAGCTTAAATCCCGTATCTTAGGGATGGTCCCGCAAGCAACCGTCAGTTCAGGCGAGATTATTTCTGATTGGAAAAGTCTGGCCACTAAAATTGAAAAAGACCCGGAAGTGGCAGCCGTGGCTCCTTTTATCGAACTACAAGGTATGTTGACCTCCAATGGTCAGGTGGCAGGCATCATGGTCACTGGCGTAGAGCCTGAATACGAAAAAAATGTCTCAATCATTAATGAGCACATGGTTGAGGGCAGTATTGACACTTTAAAAGACGGTGATTTCAGTATTGTTCTAGGCGAGAGCATGGTTGAAGCATTGGGATTACAAGTAGGCGATAAGGTAACTTTGGTGCTGCCAGAAGCCTCTCCATCGCCTGCTGGTGTCATTCCAAGATTCAAGCGCTTTACGTTGACAGGGGTGTTTAACATCAGTCGTGAAGTAGATAACTTGGTGGCTTTCATCCCTATGGGTGATGCTGCAACCTTACTTCGTCTACCACCCGGAGCACAAGGGGTTCGCATGAAGTTAGATAATATCTTCTTAGCCCCTCAAGTGGCCCAACGTGCTGCCAATATAGATCCAGAGTATTTATTCCCCAATGATTGGACCCGTACTCATGGCAATTTATTCGGTGCCATTCAAATGGAAAAAGCGATGGTTGGCTTACTGCTTTTCTTAATCATCATCGTGGCCGCTTTCAACATCGTTTCTAGTTTGGTCATGCTGGTTACTGATAAAAAAGCAGATATTGCTATTCTGAAGACTTTTGGTGCTTCTCCTAAGCTGATTACGCAAGTGTTTATGGTACAAGGCTTAGTCATTGGCGTGATTGGTACGGTCGCAGGTACGGTATTGGGTGTTATCTTGGCGCTGACAGTAGGCGATCTTCTAGGTTGGATCAACCAGTCATTTAACTTACATCTATTCGATGCTTACTTTATTAATTATCTACCCACTGAACTACGCTGGACAGATGTATTGATTATTACCAGTACCTCGTTCTTATTAAGTTTCTTGGCAACTATTTATCCTGCTCGTCGTGCGGCTAGCATTCAACCTGCACAAACCTTACGTTACGAATAG
- the lolD gene encoding lipoprotein-releasing ABC transporter ATP-binding protein LolD: protein MSEILVAKNINKIYDEGNIRTQVLTGLNLTVNAGERIAIVGTSGSGKSTLLHLLGGLDVPTSGEVWLHGKCLNNMNETERGEMRNKHLGFIYQFHHLLPEFTAIENVAMPLLLRKEVPIKEARQQAVDLLERVGLGHRLEHRPGELSGGERQRVAIARALVTKPSLVLADEPTGNLDYDNAQSIFALLAELQDTMKTALLMVTHDRSLAAMADRQMLLKNGKWENFDH, encoded by the coding sequence ATGTCAGAAATTTTAGTCGCAAAAAATATTAATAAAATTTACGATGAAGGCAATATTCGCACTCAGGTTCTAACGGGCCTTAACTTAACGGTAAATGCTGGCGAGCGTATTGCTATTGTCGGGACCAGTGGATCAGGTAAAAGTACCTTATTGCATCTATTAGGCGGGCTCGATGTGCCTACTTCTGGTGAGGTTTGGTTGCATGGTAAGTGTTTAAACAATATGAATGAGACTGAACGTGGCGAAATGCGTAATAAGCATTTGGGCTTTATTTATCAGTTTCACCATTTATTACCAGAGTTTACTGCTATTGAAAATGTGGCCATGCCTTTGTTATTGCGTAAAGAGGTACCAATTAAAGAAGCCCGCCAGCAAGCTGTAGATCTGCTAGAAAGAGTAGGGTTGGGACATCGATTAGAACACCGTCCTGGTGAGTTGTCAGGTGGTGAGAGACAACGGGTAGCGATTGCCCGTGCCCTAGTCACTAAGCCGTCACTGGTACTGGCTGATGAGCCAACAGGTAACTTAGATTATGACAATGCGCAGAGCATTTTTGCCTTGTTGGCAGAGCTACAAGATACCATGAAAACAGCACTGTTAATGGTCACCCATGATAGAAGCTTAGCTGCCATGGCCGATCGCCAAATGTTACTCAAAAATGGTAAGTGGGAAAACTTTGACCACTAA
- a CDS encoding ComEC/Rec2 family competence protein, which translates to MIWLAGFAAIGLMLAILELDPSQLYTLSTIRYQVNSEHWQAAAYFVLAIIVLLWLGFFLLQLVARRNNWQHTSLSHSVSSPKKSPHKKPSQILKPQPFYHTPLTEFYHQGFIASIVKISIGLLFLLAVLCHSVAQRLAFIESSPQNNLYLQAMVTPIGLSDKRLKVEDKSVVQGYRQLVQLSDIEFDSLQVIDNKVETVTSYSNQFGSTIDNNQRINPFHQPINTDVLTDKVSVSLNQAKTVTGLQILPNTMTVMLQSYQIKDKPLNQLAAGQQLRMKLALIPLELKDKNNPDEFDEYRWLSSRHAMAKAFIVDTNYQKVEEVSNLTLHQKIDVMRFRFREHFLQLMNERTYSNNSQRVHVTDFENIDSYNNDSGNNDSNKVDANSEHSGLNQDGVAVTLSLLTGDRSLISDETTALYRFGGISHLLAISGTHVLFLSILCATVATAFINRFMPRIYHFLPRWQCAFIIAAITAFGYALFAGFDVPALRTACMLLLVGVMRYLLAVPAIFKMLLLLAVIMAWSDIFVLWQAGFWLSFVAVAVLVAYSQRWERKQDTKQSSQVSQAFVSPTLSLTGRLGQQSSDLLKLQLWMSIALLPISLWLFGKVSLWGFAVNLFAIGLFGWIIVPLNLLASVLFVIFPNNALADSIWSLLFWILDLLHRLLLTLQEILQYSGWVYTDISVPLLGLFLLLVLPWLLPKGMLSRLLSTAPLVAIAALAYANNDTLKDSVQITVLNPKDSNYAASLIHTQQQAWLLLSEYDNKYKVANASLAALQQQQLVQILYDQLQEHGISHLTGVIVQTQTAGLAPVVRELNRHLPLSYYWQAGLANHKQQVNKALSGSTLTAQSCHNGKQWPQQQSERLFAKELPTKRYDTDDLSLKVLTGWQQVKDSGVWDCVIELSTTQAIYLNEQGSNEQLRAAIRPSNSDSMLAKQSKVDDKRRTEPKVEKNSVVIYSSVESQLGKLWELMCPAQELKVGDSSIQFKPTINEAYWLTPSQSVLDPELIVNFSAKDWKITGESMVPVKLSLTESYLYWQQAMLSNKSE; encoded by the coding sequence TTGATTTGGCTTGCAGGGTTTGCAGCAATCGGTCTAATGTTGGCTATTTTAGAGCTGGATCCAAGTCAGCTCTATACCCTTAGTACGATACGGTATCAGGTAAATAGTGAGCATTGGCAGGCTGCAGCTTATTTTGTATTGGCAATAATAGTGTTACTTTGGTTAGGATTTTTTCTACTCCAGTTGGTGGCTAGAAGAAATAATTGGCAGCATACCTCTCTATCTCATTCTGTTTCTTCTCCTAAAAAATCTCCGCATAAAAAACCTTCTCAAATCCTTAAGCCCCAACCTTTCTATCACACCCCTTTGACAGAGTTTTATCACCAAGGCTTTATAGCGTCTATTGTTAAAATAAGCATTGGGCTACTATTTTTATTGGCGGTTCTTTGTCATAGCGTCGCTCAACGATTGGCTTTTATCGAATCATCACCGCAAAACAACCTTTATTTACAGGCTATGGTGACGCCGATAGGGTTAAGTGATAAAAGGTTGAAAGTAGAAGATAAGTCAGTGGTGCAGGGTTACCGGCAATTGGTTCAGCTAAGTGACATTGAATTCGACTCATTACAGGTTATTGATAATAAAGTTGAGACTGTAACTTCATATAGCAATCAGTTTGGCTCAACTATAGACAATAACCAACGGATCAATCCTTTTCATCAACCCATAAATACCGATGTTTTAACTGATAAAGTGTCTGTGTCTTTGAATCAAGCGAAGACCGTCACTGGTTTGCAGATATTGCCCAATACTATGACGGTTATGCTACAAAGTTATCAAATCAAGGATAAACCCCTTAACCAACTAGCAGCAGGGCAGCAGCTTAGGATGAAGCTAGCCCTCATACCTCTTGAGTTAAAAGATAAAAATAATCCAGATGAGTTCGATGAATATCGATGGCTAAGCAGTCGTCATGCCATGGCAAAGGCGTTTATTGTTGACACCAATTATCAGAAGGTAGAGGAGGTCTCAAATCTAACACTACATCAGAAGATTGATGTTATGCGTTTTAGGTTTCGTGAGCATTTCCTACAGTTAATGAATGAGCGCACTTATTCTAATAACTCCCAAAGAGTCCACGTCACTGACTTTGAAAATATTGACTCTTACAATAATGACTCTGGCAATAATGACTCCAATAAGGTTGACGCTAATAGTGAGCACTCTGGCTTGAACCAAGATGGGGTGGCGGTAACCCTAAGTCTATTAACCGGCGATCGTAGTTTAATCAGTGATGAGACGACAGCTTTATATCGTTTTGGCGGCATATCGCATTTATTGGCCATCTCAGGTACTCATGTTTTATTTTTGAGTATATTGTGTGCCACAGTTGCCACGGCTTTTATTAATCGGTTCATGCCCCGTATTTATCATTTTCTACCCCGTTGGCAGTGCGCTTTTATTATTGCCGCCATAACTGCTTTTGGTTATGCGCTATTTGCAGGGTTTGATGTGCCTGCACTGCGAACGGCTTGCATGCTGCTTCTAGTAGGAGTGATGCGTTATCTATTGGCCGTACCGGCTATTTTTAAGATGTTGTTACTGTTAGCGGTTATTATGGCTTGGTCAGATATTTTTGTTCTTTGGCAGGCAGGATTTTGGCTATCGTTTGTGGCGGTTGCAGTCTTAGTGGCTTATAGCCAACGTTGGGAGAGGAAACAAGATACAAAACAAAGCTCGCAAGTGTCCCAAGCATTTGTTAGTCCGACCTTAAGTTTAACGGGCAGGCTTGGACAGCAATCGTCCGACTTATTGAAGTTACAGCTTTGGATGTCTATCGCTTTGCTACCGATTAGTCTTTGGCTGTTTGGTAAAGTCTCTCTTTGGGGGTTTGCGGTCAATTTATTTGCCATTGGCTTGTTCGGCTGGATAATTGTACCGCTAAATCTATTGGCCAGTGTACTGTTCGTTATTTTTCCAAATAATGCATTGGCCGATTCAATTTGGTCTTTGTTATTTTGGATATTAGATCTTTTACATCGCCTGCTTTTAACATTACAAGAGATATTGCAGTACAGTGGCTGGGTCTATACTGATATTAGTGTGCCTTTATTAGGACTTTTCTTATTATTAGTGTTACCTTGGTTATTGCCTAAAGGCATGTTAAGCCGTTTGTTGTCTACGGCGCCTCTAGTTGCGATAGCCGCATTGGCCTACGCTAATAATGATACTTTGAAAGATTCGGTTCAGATTACCGTATTAAACCCCAAAGACTCTAATTATGCAGCGAGTTTAATTCATACTCAGCAACAGGCTTGGTTGTTACTTTCAGAATATGATAATAAATATAAAGTAGCCAACGCTTCTTTAGCAGCGCTACAACAGCAACAATTGGTCCAAATTCTATACGACCAACTACAAGAACATGGAATTAGCCATTTGACTGGGGTCATTGTCCAAACGCAGACAGCGGGATTGGCACCTGTGGTACGTGAATTAAATCGCCATCTGCCACTGTCATATTATTGGCAAGCGGGCTTAGCTAATCATAAGCAACAAGTGAACAAAGCATTATCAGGGTCGACTCTAACGGCCCAAAGTTGTCACAATGGCAAGCAGTGGCCACAGCAGCAATCTGAACGACTATTTGCCAAAGAACTGCCTACCAAACGATATGATACAGATGATTTATCACTGAAAGTATTGACGGGTTGGCAACAGGTAAAAGACAGTGGCGTATGGGACTGCGTGATTGAACTGTCTACGACACAGGCTATTTATCTTAATGAACAAGGGAGTAATGAGCAGTTACGTGCTGCTATTCGTCCCTCTAATAGCGATTCTATGTTAGCAAAACAGTCTAAAGTCGACGATAAAAGACGGACTGAGCCTAAGGTTGAAAAAAACAGCGTCGTAATTTATAGCAGCGTTGAGTCACAGTTGGGTAAGCTTTGGGAACTTATGTGCCCAGCACAAGAATTAAAAGTAGGCGACTCTAGTATTCAATTTAAGCCGACCATAAACGAAGCATACTGGCTGACCCCTTCTCAATCTGTACTAGACCCTGAGCTGATAGTAAATTTCTCTGCTAAAGATTGGAAAATTACTGGGGAGAGCATGGTACCTGTTAAGCTATCGCTGACTGAAAGTTATTTATACTGGCAACAAGCGATGTTAAGTAACAAAAGTGAGTGA